One window from the genome of Kaistella carnis encodes:
- the yidD gene encoding membrane protein insertion efficiency factor YidD, producing the protein MFNKIITFPLLILIKFYQWFISPLLPKNCRYEPTCSHYMVEALKVHGAIKGLWLGSKRIARCHPWGGEGYDPVPPKVKQDKTEH; encoded by the coding sequence ATGTTCAACAAAATCATTACTTTCCCGCTTCTTATACTGATTAAATTTTATCAGTGGTTCATCTCTCCTCTTTTGCCAAAAAACTGCAGATATGAGCCAACATGTTCCCATTATATGGTGGAAGCACTAAAAGTTCATGGGGCGATTAAAGGTTTATGGCTGGGTTCGAAAAGAATTGCCAGATGCCATCCTTGGGGTGGTGAAGGTTATGATCCTGTTCCGCCAAAAGTGAAACAAGATAAAACTGAACATTAA
- the lgt gene encoding prolipoprotein diacylglyceryl transferase, which yields MLTLLYSTWDPSTGIHLGPVTLHYYSLMFIFAFGLGFALMTRIYKIDNVNEKYVEPLFTYTLIGTILGARLGHVIFYQPELFKQDFWSVFLPIRTKPELEFTGFSGLASHGATIALIFTTLYYAYKIIKKNPFWVYDRIGIPVALGGAFVRIGNFFNSEIIGKPAPENSPFAILFPQQSSEYGPIVPRYPTQLFEAGGYFLLFILLWILYRYTNKKYQQGWLFGLFFIILWAVRFFVEYLKEPQGDEFIQFAGLNTGQVLSIPFMIAGFVIMFTSKNRMITEEENSKPE from the coding sequence ATGCTGACATTATTATACTCAACCTGGGATCCTTCCACAGGAATTCATTTAGGACCGGTGACGCTTCACTATTACAGTTTAATGTTTATTTTCGCTTTCGGACTTGGGTTTGCGTTGATGACAAGAATCTACAAAATTGATAATGTCAACGAAAAATATGTAGAACCTTTGTTCACTTACACCTTAATTGGAACTATTTTGGGAGCGCGTTTGGGTCATGTTATTTTTTATCAGCCCGAGCTTTTCAAACAAGATTTCTGGTCCGTATTTTTACCAATCCGTACAAAACCTGAACTTGAATTCACAGGATTTTCGGGACTTGCAAGCCATGGAGCGACCATTGCACTTATTTTCACTACCTTATATTATGCCTATAAGATCATCAAGAAAAATCCTTTCTGGGTGTATGACAGAATTGGAATTCCAGTGGCTTTGGGAGGCGCATTTGTAAGAATTGGAAACTTTTTTAATTCAGAAATTATTGGTAAACCCGCACCGGAAAACTCTCCATTTGCCATCCTCTTTCCACAGCAAAGTTCGGAATATGGACCGATTGTGCCGCGTTATCCCACGCAACTTTTTGAAGCAGGCGGTTATTTCTTATTATTTATTCTGTTGTGGATCTTATACCGTTACACGAACAAAAAATATCAGCAAGGCTGGTTATTTGGCCTTTTCTTTATTATTCTTTGGGCCGTACGTTTCTTTGTAGAGTATTTGAAAGAACCTCAAGGCGATGAATTTATTCAATTTGCAGGACTAAATACGGGACAGGTCCTATCGATTCCTTTTATGATCGCAGGATTTGTCATTATGTTCACCTCAAAAAACAGAATGATAACAGAAGAGGAAAATTCTAAACCTGAATAA
- a CDS encoding acyl-CoA thioesterase, giving the protein MIHTTHTIRVRYAETDPMKYVYYGNYATYFEVARVELFRELGMPYDEIEERGIWLPVSEFSIKYLKPALYDQNLEIHTFIRKIPGVKIEFEYEIYNPSKQKITEAKTTLFFLDSKTNKVIKCPEFLMNLIEKNWQENL; this is encoded by the coding sequence ATGATACACACAACTCACACAATACGAGTACGTTACGCCGAAACCGACCCTATGAAATACGTCTATTATGGCAACTACGCTACTTATTTTGAAGTGGCGAGAGTAGAACTTTTTCGCGAACTGGGAATGCCGTACGATGAGATTGAAGAGCGCGGAATTTGGTTACCGGTTTCGGAATTCAGCATTAAGTATTTAAAACCAGCATTGTACGATCAAAATCTCGAAATTCATACTTTCATCAGAAAAATTCCGGGTGTGAAAATTGAATTTGAGTATGAAATTTATAATCCGTCTAAACAAAAAATTACGGAGGCAAAAACGACTCTATTTTTTCTGGATTCCAAAACAAACAAAGTCATAAAATGTCCGGAATTTTTAATGAACCTCATCGAAAAAAACTGGCAGGAAAATTTATAA
- a CDS encoding replication-associated recombination protein A, whose protein sequence is MNSNSPLAEKLRPKTLDQVLGQEHLTGENGPIRKMLENDTLNSLIFWGPPGTGKTTLAEIISETSGRKFYKLSAVSSGVKDVRDVITEAKKQNLFSGKSPILFIDEIHRFNKSQQDSLLHAVEKGWVVLMGATTENPSFEVVSALLSRSQVYVLKALPYEKLEELIEISLNQYNQEANTNFSIKDHEALIQYSGGDARKLINAVENVLNQFKNSDKKEIDNQDVLSVLQETMALYDKNGEQHYDIISAFIKSMRGSDPNATVYWLARMLVGGEDIKFIARRMVILAAEDIGLANPNALIMANNCFQAINVIGNPEARIILSETAVYLAVSPKSNSTYVAINDAIAHVKKTGNLPVPLHLRNAPTKLMKDLDYGKNYGYAHSHEGNFVDLEFLPEEIKGSQFYVPGKNSTENKIAEQLKKKWKDKY, encoded by the coding sequence TTGAATTCTAATTCACCTCTTGCCGAAAAACTAAGACCGAAAACGCTGGACCAAGTTTTGGGACAGGAACATTTAACGGGCGAAAATGGACCAATTCGAAAGATGTTGGAGAATGATACTTTAAATTCTCTGATATTTTGGGGACCGCCAGGTACAGGAAAAACAACTTTGGCAGAAATTATTTCTGAAACCTCAGGACGAAAGTTTTATAAGCTTTCTGCCGTTTCAAGCGGTGTTAAAGATGTACGTGATGTGATTACGGAAGCCAAAAAGCAAAATCTTTTTTCAGGAAAATCGCCGATACTTTTTATTGATGAGATTCACAGATTTAACAAGTCTCAGCAGGATTCGCTCTTGCATGCGGTTGAAAAAGGTTGGGTCGTTCTCATGGGCGCCACTACAGAAAATCCCAGTTTTGAAGTTGTTTCTGCCTTGCTTTCGCGATCGCAGGTTTATGTGCTGAAAGCTTTGCCTTATGAAAAGCTGGAGGAACTCATCGAAATCTCTTTAAATCAATATAATCAGGAAGCGAATACTAATTTTAGTATTAAAGATCATGAAGCATTGATTCAATATTCTGGTGGTGATGCGCGTAAGTTGATTAATGCAGTGGAAAATGTATTGAATCAATTCAAAAATTCTGATAAAAAGGAGATTGACAATCAGGATGTTCTTTCTGTATTGCAGGAAACCATGGCGCTTTATGATAAAAATGGGGAGCAGCATTACGATATTATTTCTGCTTTCATCAAATCAATGCGGGGTTCTGATCCTAATGCAACGGTGTACTGGCTCGCCCGAATGCTGGTGGGAGGTGAAGACATTAAATTCATCGCAAGAAGAATGGTCATTTTGGCGGCTGAAGATATTGGGTTGGCAAATCCTAATGCGCTGATTATGGCAAACAACTGTTTTCAGGCCATCAATGTAATCGGTAATCCTGAAGCGCGAATCATCTTAAGTGAAACGGCCGTTTATCTTGCGGTTTCGCCCAAAAGTAATTCAACCTATGTGGCCATCAATGATGCGATTGCTCATGTTAAAAAAACCGGAAACCTTCCCGTTCCTTTGCATTTAAGAAACGCTCCAACCAAATTGATGAAAGATTTGGATTATGGTAAAAATTATGGATATGCCCATTCCCACGAAGGTAATTTTGTGGATTTAGAATTTCTGCCGGAGGAAATTAAAGGCAGCCAATTTTACGTGCCCGGAAAAAACTCCACTGAAAACAAGATCGCAGAGCAACTCAAAAAGAAGTGGAAAGATAAATATTAA
- the pepE gene encoding dipeptidase PepE produces the protein MNVLLASTSTLFGGKYLEYITDEIKELYNGINEIVFIPFARPGGISHDDYTAKAKAFFEEINIRIKGLHEFDDQIEAVNNAQGFFTGGGNTFLLVKTLHEKGLMSVLKENVEKGKPYLGTSAGSNIGGQNIKTTNDMPIVYPPSFECMGLVPFNINPHYLDPNPDLKHNGETRETRIQEFLTQNDTKVIGLREGNWIRKIGNRITVEGDQETRIFEKDKEPYEIKSGTEL, from the coding sequence ATGAATGTTTTGCTTGCCTCAACTTCCACTTTATTTGGTGGGAAGTATCTGGAATATATTACGGACGAAATTAAGGAACTTTACAACGGGATCAATGAGATTGTTTTCATTCCTTTTGCCAGACCCGGCGGTATCTCTCACGATGATTATACTGCGAAAGCTAAAGCGTTTTTTGAAGAAATCAATATTAGAATCAAAGGATTGCATGAATTTGATGATCAAATCGAAGCAGTGAATAATGCGCAAGGCTTTTTTACAGGAGGTGGAAATACTTTTTTACTGGTAAAAACTTTGCATGAAAAGGGTCTGATGTCTGTTTTAAAAGAGAATGTAGAAAAAGGGAAACCTTATTTGGGAACAAGTGCAGGTTCTAATATTGGCGGACAGAATATCAAAACCACGAACGATATGCCAATTGTTTATCCGCCAAGTTTTGAGTGTATGGGATTGGTTCCTTTCAATATTAATCCGCACTATTTGGATCCTAATCCGGACTTAAAGCATAATGGGGAAACGCGTGAAACACGTATTCAGGAATTTTTGACCCAAAATGATACGAAAGTAATCGGACTTCGAGAGGGAAACTGGATTCGTAAAATAGGAAATCGCATTACGGTAGAAGGAGATCAGGAAACAAGAATTTTTGAAAAAGATAAAGAACCGTATGAAATAAAATCCGGCACGGAATTATAA